Proteins encoded in a region of the Solanum dulcamara chromosome 9, daSolDulc1.2, whole genome shotgun sequence genome:
- the LOC129904585 gene encoding coatomer subunit alpha-1-like: MLTKFETKSNRVKGLSFHSKRPWILASLHSGVIQLWDYRMGTLIDRFDEHDGPVRGVHFHKSQPLFVSGGDDYKIKVWNYKLHRCLFTLLGHLDYIRTVQFHHEYPWIVSASDDQTIRIWNWQSRTCISVLTGHNHYVMCALFHPKEDLVVSASLDQTVRVWDIGALRKKTVSPADDILRLSQMNTDFFGGVDAVVKYVLEGHDRGVNWASFHPTLPLIVSGADDRQVKIWRMNDTKAWEVDTLRGHMNNVSCVLFHSRQDIIVSNSEDKSIRVWDATKRTGLQTFRREHDRFWILAAHPEMNLLAAGHDSGMIVFKLERERPAFSVSGDSLFYVKDRFLRVYEYSTQKENQLIPIRRPGSNSLNQGPRTLSYSPTENAILICSDVDGGSYELYIIPKDTYGRGDTVQDAKKGTGGSAVFVARNRFAVLEKSANQVLVKNLKNEIVKKSPLPTATDAIFYAGTGNLLCRAEDRVVIFDLQQRIILGELQTPFIRYVVWSSDMESVALLSKHSIVIADKKLVHRCTLHETIRVKSGAWDDNGVFIYTTLTHIKYCLPNGDSGIIKTLDVPVYISKIYGNTIFCLDRDGKNRPIIIDSTEYIFKLALLRKRYDQVMSMIRNSELCGQAMIAYLQQKGFPEVALHFVKDELTRFNLALESGNIEIALESAKKLDEKDHWYRLGVEALRQGNAGIVEYAYQKTKNFERLSFLYLITGNLDKLSKMMKIAEVKNEVMGQFHDALYLGDVRERVKILEDAGHLPLAYVTANVHGLKDTAELLAEKLGGNVPSLPKEKKASLLQPPTPILGGGDWPLLMVTKGIFEGGLDATVRGGHEEYEEAADADWGESLDIDEVENLQNGDISMVLEDEEGKEENDEEGGWDLEDLDLPPDTDTPKTASNARSSVFVTPTPGMPVSQIWVQKSSLAAEHAAAGNFDTAMRLLSRQLGIKNFSPLKQLFADLHMGSHTHLRAFSSAPVISLAIERGWSESASPNVRGPPALIFNFSQLEEKLKAAYRATTTGKFSDALRLFVSILHTIPLIVVESRREVDEVKELIIIVKEYVLGLQMEVKRKESKDNPVRQQELAAYFTHCNLQLPHLRLALQNAMSVCYKANNLSSAANFARRLLETNPTSESQAKTARQVLQAAEKNMRDATELNYDFRNPFVVCGATYVPIYRGQKDVTCPYCTTHFVPSQQGQLCTVCDLAVVGADASGLLCSPSQVR, translated from the exons ATGTTGACGAAGTTCGAAACGAAGAGTAATCGAGTGAAAGGACTCAGTTTTCACAGCAAAAGGCCATGGATCTTAGCTAGTCTTCATAGCGGTGTGATCCAGCTTTGGGATTACCGTATGGGAACTCTCATTGATCGATTTGACGAACATGATGGACCTGTTCGTGGCGTTCATTTTCATAAGTCTCAGCCTCTTTTTGTATCAGGAG GAGATGACTACAAGATAAAGGTCTGGAATTATAAGCTGCATCGCTGCTTATTTACTCTGCTTGGACATCTTGATTATATTCGCACTGTCCAATTTCATCATGAATATCCCTGGATTGTCAGTGCAAGTGATGATCAGACAATCAGGATATGGAACTGGCAGTCTCGCACTTGTATTTCTGTCTTGACTGGGCACAACCATTATGTGATGTGTGCCTTATTTCATCCCAAAGAGGACTTGGTTGTCTCTGCATCTTTGGATCAGACTGTTCGGGTCTGGGATATTGGTGCTCTAAGGAAGAAAACTGTTTCTCCTGCTGATGACATCTTGCGCTTGAGCCAGATGAATACAGACTTCTTTGGTGGAGTAGATGCTGTTGTGAAGTATGTCTTGGAGGGTCATGATCGAGGGGTTAACTGGGCTTCATTTCACCCTACACTGCCCCTAATTGTGTCTGGCGCGGATGATCGCCAGGTGAAAATCTGGCGTATGAATG ATACAAAGGCCTGGGAGGTGGACACATTGAGAGGCCACATGAACAATGTATCTTGTGTTTTGTTCCATTCAAGGCAAGATATTATTGTTTCAAATTCAGAGGATAAGAGCATTCGAGTGTGGGATGCTACAAAAAGGACTGGTCTCCAGACTTTCCGCAGGGAGCATGACAGATTTTGGATCCTTGCAGCTCATCCTGAGATGAATCTTCTAGCAGCTGGTCATGACAGTGGGATGATAGTGTTCAAGTTGGAGAGAGAACGCCCTGCTTTTTCTGTGAGTGGTGATTCTTTGTTTTATGTTAAGGATCGTTTTCTCCGCGTGTACGAGTATTCAACTCAGAAGGAGAATCAGTTGATACCAATTAGAAGGCCTGGTTCAAACAGTCTGAACCAAGGTCCACGTACGCTTTCTTACAGTCCTACTGAGAATGCTATTTTGATCTGTTCGGACGTTGATGGGGGCTCCTATGAACTATACATTATACCTAAAGACACTTATGGTAGGGGTGATACTGTTCAAGATGCGAAAAAGGGAACTGGAGGATCAGCAGTTTTTGTTGCTCGGAACAGATTTGCAGTGCTTGAGAAGAGCGCCAATCAAGTCCTggtcaaaaatctgaaaaatgaaATTGTTAAGAAAAGCCCTCTTCCTACTGCTACTGATGCAATATTTTATGCTGGCACGGGAAACTTACTGTGCAGGGCAGAGGACAGAGTTGTTATCTTTGATCTGCAGCAGAGAATTATTCTTGGCGAGCTGCAAACTCCTTTCATCAGGTATGTCGTTTGGTCATCTGACATGGAAAGTGTTGCTTTGCTTAGCAAGCATTCCATAGTAATAGCTGATAAGAAGCTTGTGCACCGTTGCACTCTTCATGAGACAATTCGTGTCAAGAGTGGTGCCTGGGATGACAACGGGGTCTTCATTTATACAACACTTACCCACATCAAGTACTGCCTTCCCAATGGCGATAGTGGAATCATCAAAACCTTAGATGTCCCAGTCTACATCTCTAAGATATATGGGAACACTATTTTTTGCTTGGATCGAGATGGGAAGAACCGTCCTATTATTATTGATTCAACTGAATATATTTTCAAGCTGGCCCTGCTTAGAAAGAGATATGACCAGGTTATGAGTATGATAAGAAACTCCGAGCTTTGTGGTCAAGCCATGATTGCCTATTTGCAGCAGAAGGGTTTTCCTGAGGTTGCTCTTCATTTTGTCAAGGATGAGCTTACTCGTTTCAACTTAGCACTTGAAAGTGGGAACATTGAGATAGCTCTTGAATCTGCTAAGAAGCTTGATGAGAAGGATCATTGGTATAGGCTTGGGGTGGAGGCCCTTCGGCAGGGTAATGCAGGTATTGTTGAATATGCCTACCAGAAGACGAAGAACTTTGAGAGGCTCTCTTTCCTTTATCTAATAACAGGAAACCTGGATAAGTTatcaaaaatgatgaaaattgcTGAGGTAAAAAATGAAGTTATGGGTCAATTCCACGATGCCTTGTACCTTGGTGATGTTCGTGAGCGTGTTAAGATTTTGGAGGATGCTGGCCATCTTCCCCTTGCATATGTCACAGCTAATGTCCACGGGCTGAAGGATACTGCTGAGCTTCTTGCAGAAAAACTGGGTGGTAACGTTCCATCATTGCCAAAGGAGAAGAAAGCATCTCTCTTGCAGCCCCCAACTCCCATTTTGGGTGGGGGAGACTGGCCTCTACTGATGGTCACAAAAGGGATATTTGAAGGTGGTTTGGATGCTACAGTCAGGGGTGGACATGAGGAGTACGAAGAGGCTGCAGATGCTGATTGGGGTGAGTCACTGGATATTGATGAGGTGGAAAATCTGCAGAATGGGGATATCAGTATGGTTCTGGAGGatgaagaaggaaaagaagaaaatgacgAGGAAGGAGGATGGGATCTTGAGGATTTGGATCTGCCACCTGATACTGACACACCGAAGACTGCTTCCAATGCTCGCTCTTCTGTTTTTGTTACCCCAACCCCTGGCATGCCTGTCAGCCAGATTTGGGTCCAAAAATCATCTCTTGCTGCAGAACATGCAGCTGCTGGTAATTTCGATACTGCTATGCGGTTGCTGAGCCGACAACTAGGGATTAAGAACTTCTCTCCGTTAAAGCAATTGTTTGCTGATCTTCATATGGGAAGCCACACACATCTGCGTGCCTTCTCCTCGGCACCAGTTATCTCTTTGGCAATTGAGAGAGGTTGGAGTGAGTCAGCTAGTCCCAATGTGCGGGGTCCACCTGCCCTTATCTTCAATTTCAGTCAGCTGGAAGAAAAACTTAAAGCTGCCTATAGAGCCACTACTACTGGGAAATTCTCTGATGCTCTTAGATTATTCGTGAGCATTCTTCACACCATTCCCCTGATTGTGGTTGAATCAAGACGAGAGGTGGATGAGGTCAAGGAATTGATTATCATAGTGAAGGAGTATGTTTTAGGTTTGCAGATGGAGGTTAAGAGGAAGGAATCGAAAGACAACCCTGTTCGTCAGCAAGAGTTGGCTGCCTACTTCACACACTGTAATCTGCAGCTTCCACACTTGAGACTTGCATTACAGAATGCTATGTCCGTCTGCTATAAGGCAAACAATCTTAGCTCAGCAGCCAACTTTGCTAGGAGACTGTTGGAGACAAATCCAACCAGTGAAAGCCAAGCGAAAACAGCCCGCCAGGTTCTTCAAGCAGCTGAGAAAAATATGAGAGATGCTACAGAGTTGAATTACGACTTCAGAAATCCATTTGTGGTCTGTGGCGCTACATATGTCCCTATATACAGAGGCCAGAAGGATGTCACTTGCCCTTATTGTACTACTCATTTTGTTCCATCCCAGCAAGGACAGCTTTGTACTGTTTGTGATCTTGCAGTTGTAGGAGCAGATGCCTCTGGCTTGCTTTGCTCACCTTCACAGGTCAGATAA